One region of Sebastes fasciatus isolate fSebFas1 chromosome 1, fSebFas1.pri, whole genome shotgun sequence genomic DNA includes:
- the LOC141772454 gene encoding keratin, type II cytoskeletal 8 has translation MSLSRTKRISSSNSVRSSSGSRRLSGFSPGPGGFSGISLSSSSLYAGTNGHHHGLGAPLASLSVNKSLLAPLNLEIDPSLSMSRAHEKEQIKSLNNRFATFIDKVRFLEQQNKMLETKLDLLQGQGVGRSNVEPLFEAYMAGLRRQMDLVNNDKTKLDGELRNMQGLVEDYKHKYEDEINKRNNLENDFVILKKDVDSAYLVKADLEDKVGALTDEINFLRNVYEEELRELQASIKDTSVVVQMDNSRSLNMEQIVAEVKAQYEEIAARSREEAEAWYKTKFDQMSVQASQYGDELRIVKGEVAEVNRLIGRLQSEIEAVKAQRGGLENQLAEAEERGELAVKEAKARTRDLEDALQRAKQDMARQLREYQDLMNLKLALDIEIATYRKLLEGEEDRLGQQSILHIQTVSNYSTKSTNGYHSNSCSPAPKLLIKTTETRDNSTRYSTH, from the exons ATGAGCCTGAGTCGTACCAAGCGGATCAGCTCCAGTAACTCCGTCCGGAGCAGCAGTGGCTCGAGGAGGCTGAGCGGTTTTAGTCCAGGTCCGGGTGGTTTCAGTGGCATCTCCCTGAGCAGCAGCTCTCTCTACGCCGGCACCAACGGGCACCACCACGGCCTGGGGGCCCCGCTGGCCTCGCTGTCCGTCAACAAGAGCCTGCTGGCCCCCCTCAACCTGGAGATCGACCCTAGCCTGTCCATGAGCCGAGCCCACGAGAAGGAGCAGATCAAGAGCCTCAACAACCGCTTCGCAACCTTCATAGACAAG GTTCGTTTCCTGGAGCAGCAGAACAAGATGCTTGAGACAAAACTGGATTTGCTGCAGGGTCAGGGGGTGGGCCGGTCCAACGTGGAGCCCCTGTTTGAGGCCTACATGGCGGGTCTGAGGCGCCAGATGGACCTGGTCAACAACGACAAGACCAAGCTGGACGGGGAGCTGAGGAACATGCAGGGCCTGGTGGAGGACTACAAACACAA ATATGAGGATGAGATTAACAAGAGAAACAACCTGGAGAACGACTTTGTTATCCTAAAGAAG gatgTAGACTCGGCCTACCTGGTGAAGGCCGATCTGGAGGACAAGGTGGGAGCTCTGACTGACGAAATCAACTTCCTGCGTAACGTCTACGAGGAG GAGCTGCGTGAGCTGCAAGCCAGCATCAAGGACACCTCGGTAGTGGTGCAGATGGACAACAGTCGCAGCCTGAACATGGAGCAGATCGTAGCTGAGGTCAAAGCCCAGTACGAGGAGATCGCAGCCCGCAGCCGAGAGGAGGCCGAGGCCTGGTACAAGACCAAA TTCGACCAAATGTCGGTGCAGGCGAGTCAGTACGGAGACGAGCTCCGCATCGTGAAGGGCGAGGTCGCCGAGGTCAACCGCCTGATCGGCCGCCTGCAGAGCGAGATAGAGGCCGTCAAAGCACAG CGTGGCGGTCTGGAGAACCAGCTGGCTGAGGCCGAGGAGCGTGGAGAGCTGGCGGTGAAAGAAGCCAAAGCCCGGACCAGAGACCTGGAGGACGCTCTGCAGAGGGCCAAGCAGGACATGGCCCGACAGCTCCGAGAGTACCAG GACCTGATGAACCTGAAACTGGCTCTGGACATCGAGATCGCCACCTACAGGAAACTgctggaaggagaggaggacag acTGGGACAGCAGTCCATCCTCCACATCCAGACTGTGTCCAACTACA gTACTAAAAGTACTAACGGTTACCATAGCAACAGCTGCTCTCCTGCTCCCAAACTGCTGATAAAGACGACTGAGACCAGAGACAACTCCACCAGATACAGCActcactga